In Chryseobacterium camelliae, one DNA window encodes the following:
- a CDS encoding DinB family protein — protein sequence MENIFDAREAQNYIDRINHLTPETQALWGKMTVDQMLAHCCVSYEMIYEPEKHKKPGSIAKFILKNFVKPKVVGEKAYAKNGPTSPQFLITEPKNFEAEKKRLIGFIQKTQQLGASAFDGKDSFSFGKLTAQEWNNMLAKHLNHHLAQFGV from the coding sequence ATGGAAAATATCTTTGATGCCCGTGAGGCTCAGAATTACATCGACAGGATCAACCATCTTACACCGGAAACCCAGGCTTTATGGGGGAAAATGACGGTAGACCAGATGCTCGCACACTGCTGCGTATCCTATGAAATGATCTACGAACCGGAAAAGCATAAGAAGCCGGGTTCCATTGCTAAATTTATCCTGAAAAACTTTGTCAAGCCTAAAGTAGTGGGCGAAAAAGCATACGCTAAAAACGGGCCCACCTCGCCTCAGTTCCTGATCACGGAACCTAAAAATTTTGAAGCGGAAAAGAAACGGCTGATAGGATTCATCCAGAAAACACAGCAGCTGGGTGCATCTGCGTTTGACGGCAAAGATTCGTTTTCGTTCGGAAAGCTGACTGCCCAGGAATGGAACAATATGCTCGCCAAGCATCTCAACCATCATCTGGCACAATTCGGAGTCTAA